One genomic region from Thermoleptolyngbya sichuanensis A183 encodes:
- the dnaG gene encoding DNA primase, giving the protein MVTPRLHPDTIEDVKQRVDIVDIVSEHVVLKKQGKDFTGLCPFHDDKSPSFSVSPSKQFYYCFSCGAGGNAIKFLMEIGKQSFGEVVLDLARRYQVPVKTLEPEQRQEFQRQLSQRDQLYEILAVTAKFFEHALHQSQGAIALDYLRTKRKLSPEIVQQFQLGYAPGGWQTLYGYLVEQKRYPVEQVEQAGLLVPRQGGSGYYDRFRDRLMIPICDVQGRVIGFGGRALGDEQPKYLNSPEGDLFDKGKTLYGLDLAKGAIAKRDEAIVVEGYFDVIALHAAGITNVVASMGTALTQGQIKQLLRYTESKRIIFNFDDDKAGQKAADRAIGELADLAYRGEVQVRILNLPEGKDPDEFLKAHSPSAYQDLLQDAPLWLDWQIQKLLANKDLSQPDQFHASTQAIAQLLGSLPNATLRTHYIHRCAELLSRGNARLAVQLEQDLRTQVRGQRWHGRSQKWQTPGDRTLLEEAEAQLLRLYLHQPEHRAEIRAALESRDLEFSIAHHRLLWQQILAIEDSAAAQDSAEPESGAEWPTSAQPPSPVSLLTRLQDHLAELPGQHEAVYSLFQLDEKTRRDLARATLVIRTATACMEMVMCEKRRRHFLDLWKKTDITTSPELGQYYQQQLYLEDQRIKVLEQEQRNTTFADLAQTPWVGVGLIE; this is encoded by the coding sequence ATGGTTACGCCGCGCCTCCACCCTGACACCATCGAAGACGTGAAGCAGCGGGTCGATATCGTCGATATCGTGTCCGAGCATGTGGTGCTAAAAAAGCAGGGCAAAGATTTCACCGGCCTGTGTCCGTTCCACGATGACAAATCGCCCAGCTTTTCCGTCAGCCCCAGCAAGCAGTTTTACTACTGCTTTAGCTGCGGAGCCGGGGGCAACGCCATCAAGTTTTTGATGGAGATTGGCAAGCAGTCTTTTGGGGAGGTGGTGCTGGATCTGGCGCGGCGCTATCAGGTGCCTGTGAAGACGCTGGAACCGGAGCAACGGCAGGAATTTCAGCGGCAGTTGTCGCAGCGAGACCAGCTTTACGAAATTCTGGCGGTGACGGCCAAGTTTTTTGAACATGCGCTGCACCAGAGCCAGGGGGCGATCGCCCTCGACTATCTGCGAACCAAGCGCAAGCTGTCGCCCGAAATCGTCCAGCAGTTTCAACTGGGCTATGCCCCCGGCGGATGGCAGACGCTCTACGGCTATCTGGTGGAGCAAAAGCGCTATCCCGTGGAGCAGGTGGAGCAGGCAGGCTTGCTGGTGCCCCGGCAGGGCGGCAGTGGATATTACGACCGATTCCGCGATCGCCTGATGATTCCCATCTGCGACGTGCAGGGGCGCGTCATTGGCTTTGGCGGGCGGGCCCTGGGCGACGAACAGCCCAAGTATCTCAACTCGCCAGAGGGCGACCTGTTCGACAAAGGCAAGACGCTGTATGGGCTGGATCTAGCCAAAGGGGCGATCGCCAAGCGAGACGAGGCGATCGTGGTGGAGGGATACTTTGATGTCATTGCCCTGCACGCCGCAGGCATCACCAACGTCGTCGCGTCGATGGGCACTGCGCTGACCCAAGGGCAGATTAAGCAACTGCTGCGCTACACCGAATCCAAGCGGATTATCTTTAACTTTGACGACGACAAGGCCGGGCAAAAAGCCGCTGACCGGGCCATTGGCGAATTGGCAGATCTGGCCTATCGCGGCGAGGTGCAGGTGCGGATTCTGAACCTGCCGGAGGGCAAAGACCCCGATGAGTTTCTCAAGGCCCACTCCCCGTCTGCTTATCAGGACTTGCTGCAAGACGCGCCGCTGTGGCTCGACTGGCAGATTCAAAAACTCCTGGCCAACAAAGACCTGAGCCAGCCCGACCAGTTTCATGCCAGCACCCAGGCGATCGCCCAACTCCTGGGCAGCCTGCCCAACGCCACCCTCCGCACCCACTATATCCACCGCTGCGCCGAACTGCTGAGCCGGGGCAACGCCCGCCTGGCCGTGCAGCTTGAGCAAGACCTGCGAACCCAGGTGCGGGGGCAGCGCTGGCACGGGCGATCGCAAAAATGGCAAACACCGGGCGATCGCACGCTGCTAGAAGAAGCCGAAGCCCAACTGCTGCGCCTCTATCTCCACCAGCCGGAACACCGCGCCGAAATCCGAGCAGCGCTGGAGTCCCGAGATCTGGAATTCAGCATCGCCCACCATCGCCTGCTGTGGCAGCAGATTTTGGCGATTGAGGACTCTGCCGCAGCGCAGGATAGCGCGGAGCCGGAGAGCGGGGCAGAGTGGCCTACCAGCGCTCAGCCGCCCAGCCCCGTCTCTCTCCTCACCCGCCTGCAAGACCACCTCGCCGAACTCCCTGGTCAGCACGAAGCCGTTTATTCTCTCTTTCAGCTTGACGAAAAAACGCGACGTGACCTGGCGCGAGCCACCCTAGTGATTCGCACCGCTACGGCCTGCATGGAGATGGTAATGTGCGAAAAGCGGCGGCGGCACTTTCTCGATCTGTGGAAGAAAACGGACATCACCACGTCACCGGAATTGGGGCAATACTATCAGCAGCAGCTTTATCTGGAAGATCAGCGCATCAAGGTGCTGGAACAGGAGCAGCGCAACACCACCTTTGCCGATTTGGCCCAAACTCCGTGGGTCGGGGTCGGCCTCATAGAGTAA
- a CDS encoding cation diffusion facilitator family transporter: MTRQDHRATVRRVLLITLGLNLLVMVLKATVGFLTGSLSLLADALHSVTDSANNILGLVASRFSSPYPDRSHPYGHQKFEAVGALGISAFLGIACFEILQGAITRILGGGEPLILEGWELLLLLLVLGINIFVTFYERRVGKRIGSPILLADARHTMSDVWVTITVMAGLLGVWVLGVQWLDVALAFPVALLVFWSGWQVLKENLPWLVDEMAIAPEKIHAIVTQVPGVVNCHSIASRGVVGRQVFIEMHLVVNAEDVDTAHDITEAVEAALEDAFSPVRTTIHVEPQRYVSDQLTYDTTPEK, translated from the coding sequence ATGACTCGCCAAGACCATCGCGCCACCGTGCGCCGCGTCCTGCTGATCACGCTGGGACTGAATCTGCTGGTGATGGTGCTAAAGGCGACCGTGGGATTTTTGACGGGTTCCCTCAGCCTGCTGGCCGATGCGCTCCACAGCGTCACCGACTCCGCCAACAACATCCTGGGGCTGGTCGCCAGTCGATTCTCGTCTCCCTATCCCGACCGCAGTCATCCCTACGGCCATCAAAAGTTTGAAGCGGTGGGGGCCTTGGGGATCAGCGCATTTTTGGGAATTGCCTGTTTTGAAATTTTGCAGGGGGCCATCACTCGCATCTTGGGCGGTGGCGAACCGCTGATCTTGGAAGGCTGGGAGTTGTTGCTCTTGCTGCTGGTGCTAGGCATCAATATTTTTGTCACATTTTATGAACGGCGCGTGGGAAAGCGCATTGGCAGCCCTATCCTGCTGGCTGATGCCCGCCACACCATGAGCGATGTCTGGGTGACGATTACGGTGATGGCTGGACTGTTGGGTGTGTGGGTGTTGGGGGTGCAGTGGCTAGATGTGGCGCTGGCGTTTCCGGTGGCGCTGCTGGTCTTTTGGAGTGGTTGGCAGGTCTTGAAGGAAAACTTGCCCTGGCTGGTGGATGAAATGGCGATCGCCCCCGAAAAGATTCATGCCATTGTCACCCAAGTTCCGGGCGTGGTGAACTGCCACAGCATCGCCTCGCGGGGGGTCGTAGGGCGGCAGGTGTTTATCGAAATGCATCTAGTGGTGAATGCCGAGGATGTAGACACGGCCCACGACATTACCGAAGCCGTCGAAGCAGCACTGGAAGATGCGTTTAGCCCAGTGCGAACGACAATTCACGTCGAACCGCAGCGGTATGTCTCCGACCAACTGACCTACGATACGACCCCTGAAAAATAG
- a CDS encoding D-Ala-D-Ala carboxypeptidase family metallohydrolase: MTKQIIKITDSRAVLKRRPAYVGHLPQNEQYKVDAGTEYEIQSYAYADSAGDFDEHIKFALKEGNLGGFNTWYIYNRFAEVLSDGEVVYPIEEQTAAQILEITQDTVIKRRPVPVEELTEEEIFKVSKGMTFDLHSYAYADASGSLQGHIRFAINNPEQYIRGISLWHVSDQQAQVKFDDRVVYPIPAAAPAAAMAAASPAAAPKTFSGKEIKLAGNRGTVYSDQPIIPNGSFTWGEATHNCTRLPQTAEHVENMVKLATQLEKARQQIGKPFRITSWYRPEPFNSKAGGARRSQHLAGGAVDIVVQGYMGADLAKMLVGWWPGGLGIYAGNRRHILHLDVGVKRKWGF, encoded by the coding sequence ATGACGAAGCAAATCATCAAGATCACCGACAGTCGTGCTGTCTTAAAGCGTCGTCCCGCCTATGTCGGTCATCTGCCGCAAAACGAGCAATATAAAGTAGACGCGGGCACTGAGTATGAAATTCAGTCCTACGCCTATGCCGACTCAGCGGGAGATTTTGACGAACACATCAAGTTTGCGCTCAAGGAAGGCAACCTCGGCGGATTCAACACGTGGTATATCTACAATCGCTTTGCCGAAGTGTTGTCGGATGGCGAAGTGGTGTATCCCATCGAAGAGCAAACCGCCGCGCAGATTTTAGAAATCACCCAAGATACGGTCATCAAGCGCCGCCCCGTGCCCGTAGAAGAACTCACTGAAGAAGAAATCTTCAAAGTTTCCAAGGGCATGACCTTTGACCTACATTCCTACGCCTACGCCGATGCCAGCGGTAGCTTGCAAGGGCATATTCGCTTTGCCATCAACAATCCAGAGCAATATATTCGTGGCATCAGCCTGTGGCATGTGTCGGATCAGCAGGCCCAGGTAAAATTTGACGATAGGGTGGTGTATCCGATTCCAGCGGCGGCTCCGGCAGCGGCAATGGCGGCGGCATCTCCGGCGGCGGCACCCAAAACCTTTTCTGGCAAGGAAATCAAGCTTGCTGGAAATCGGGGCACCGTCTATTCTGACCAGCCGATTATCCCCAACGGCTCTTTTACATGGGGCGAGGCGACCCACAACTGCACGCGCCTGCCCCAAACGGCTGAGCATGTGGAGAACATGGTGAAACTGGCGACGCAGCTTGAAAAAGCCCGCCAGCAAATCGGCAAGCCCTTCCGGATTACCTCTTGGTATCGCCCAGAGCCATTCAACTCCAAAGCTGGCGGAGCGCGGCGCAGCCAGCATCTCGCCGGGGGGGCGGTAGATATCGTCGTGCAGGGCTATATGGGGGCAGATCTGGCGAAGATGCTGGTGGGCTGGTGGCCGGGTGGCTTGGGCATTTATGCGGGCAACCGACGGCATATTCTGCATCTTGACGTGGGCGTGAAACGCAAGTGGGGCTTTTGA
- a CDS encoding pyridoxamine 5'-phosphate oxidase family protein → MAQQYDSLTPKLQDFIAQQQIFFVASAPLSAEGHINLSPKGLDSFRILSPHRVAYLDLTGSGNETSAHVQENGRITLMFCAFQGPPLILRIYGQGTTILPRSPEWDTLYPLFPPLSGARQILHVEVAQVQTSCGMGVPRFGYEGQRNELIDWASQKGEDGLNIYRQTKNRVSLDGLTTPLGAVDR, encoded by the coding sequence ATGGCCCAGCAATACGACTCTCTCACGCCCAAACTTCAGGACTTTATTGCCCAGCAGCAAATCTTCTTCGTTGCCAGCGCCCCGCTTAGCGCCGAAGGGCATATTAACCTGTCCCCCAAAGGACTCGACAGCTTTCGCATTTTGTCGCCCCATCGGGTCGCCTATCTGGATCTCACAGGCAGCGGCAATGAAACCTCTGCCCATGTCCAGGAAAATGGTCGTATTACCCTGATGTTCTGCGCCTTTCAGGGGCCGCCGCTGATTCTGCGGATTTACGGCCAGGGCACGACGATTTTGCCGCGATCTCCCGAATGGGACACGCTTTACCCACTGTTCCCGCCGCTGTCCGGCGCTCGACAAATCCTCCACGTTGAGGTTGCCCAAGTTCAGACCTCCTGCGGTATGGGGGTTCCCCGCTTTGGCTACGAAGGGCAGCGCAATGAACTCATAGACTGGGCCAGCCAGAAAGGCGAAGACGGACTGAACATCTATCGCCAGACGAAAAATCGTGTCAGCCTGGATGGACTGACTACGCCACTCGGCGCAGTAGATAGGTAG
- a CDS encoding transketolase C-terminal domain-containing protein has product MTATGATFPIDLGAYQKLTLDPTVPTLTADQKAALQANIQLCRDAIVFFTATGAAHGVGGHTGGPYDTVPEVMILDALFRGKPESFVPIFFDEAGHRVGTQYLMATLNGDLPAEQLMSYRLAHSKLPGHPELGLTPGVKFSSGRLGHMWPYVNGVAFANPGKTVFCLGSDGSQQEGNDAEAARLAVAQHLNVKLIIDDNDVTIAGHPSKYLPGYSVKRTLEGHGLKVLEVNGEDIDALYAAICEAVNTPGPIAVICKRPMCPGIEGLEGSNHGHDVISVKLALQYLESRGHSAAVAHLNGIQKPKQDYTFLGISDKWDSNRNVFGDAVNGMLAKMSETERKEKVLVVDSDLEGSCGLKKIHDAYPEVFIPSGIMERGNLSAAAGFGMEQGKQGIFATFAAFLEMCISEITMARLNYSNLLCHFSHSGIDDMADNTCHFGINNFFADNGLDDGYDTKLYFPADANQMKACVEAIFFDPGLRFIFSTRSKTPILLDSSGNELYGGNYTFVPGKDEVVREGTAGYIVAVGDAVYRALDAVERLKQEGLDVGLINKSTLNVIDEDAMAKIGKSPFVMVVEAFNRRTGLGSRFGSWLLERGYTPKFAYYGTHEEGCGGLWEQFPHQGIDPVGIIDKVKKLV; this is encoded by the coding sequence ATGACTGCAACTGGCGCAACCTTCCCCATCGACCTCGGCGCATATCAAAAACTAACGCTTGATCCCACCGTGCCTACCCTGACGGCGGATCAGAAAGCGGCCCTCCAGGCTAATATCCAGCTTTGTCGAGATGCGATCGTCTTCTTCACGGCCACAGGCGCGGCCCACGGCGTGGGCGGCCACACAGGCGGCCCCTACGACACTGTGCCCGAAGTCATGATTTTGGACGCGCTGTTTCGCGGCAAGCCAGAGTCTTTTGTCCCCATTTTCTTCGACGAAGCAGGGCATCGCGTGGGCACGCAATACCTGATGGCAACGCTGAATGGCGACCTGCCCGCCGAGCAGTTGATGAGCTATCGCCTGGCCCATTCCAAACTGCCCGGCCACCCAGAACTGGGGCTAACGCCTGGGGTCAAGTTTAGCTCCGGTCGCCTGGGGCATATGTGGCCCTATGTGAATGGCGTGGCCTTTGCCAATCCGGGCAAGACGGTCTTTTGCCTTGGTTCCGATGGCTCCCAGCAGGAAGGCAACGATGCGGAAGCGGCCCGTCTCGCAGTTGCCCAACACCTCAACGTCAAGCTAATTATTGATGACAACGACGTGACGATTGCCGGTCATCCGTCTAAATATCTGCCCGGCTACAGCGTCAAGCGCACCCTGGAAGGACACGGACTCAAAGTGCTGGAAGTCAACGGCGAAGACATCGACGCGCTCTATGCCGCCATCTGCGAAGCAGTGAACACCCCCGGCCCGATCGCCGTCATCTGCAAGCGCCCCATGTGCCCCGGCATCGAGGGGCTAGAAGGCTCGAACCACGGACACGACGTGATCTCCGTGAAGCTGGCGCTGCAATATCTGGAAAGCCGCGGCCACAGCGCCGCCGTCGCCCACCTCAACGGCATCCAAAAGCCCAAGCAGGACTACACCTTCCTGGGCATCAGCGATAAATGGGATTCCAACCGCAACGTGTTTGGCGACGCGGTGAATGGAATGCTGGCCAAAATGAGCGAAACCGAGCGCAAAGAAAAGGTGCTGGTGGTCGATAGCGATCTGGAAGGCTCCTGTGGGCTGAAGAAAATCCACGATGCCTACCCAGAAGTGTTCATTCCCTCCGGCATCATGGAGCGGGGCAACCTATCGGCGGCAGCGGGCTTTGGTATGGAACAGGGCAAGCAGGGCATCTTCGCCACCTTCGCCGCTTTTCTGGAAATGTGCATTTCCGAAATCACGATGGCGCGGCTGAACTATTCCAACCTGCTGTGCCACTTCTCGCACTCCGGCATCGACGACATGGCAGACAACACCTGCCACTTTGGTATCAACAACTTCTTTGCCGACAACGGGCTGGACGACGGCTATGATACCAAGCTCTACTTCCCTGCCGATGCCAACCAGATGAAGGCCTGCGTCGAGGCGATTTTCTTCGATCCGGGGCTGCGGTTCATCTTCTCGACCCGCTCCAAGACACCGATTTTGCTCGACAGCAGCGGCAATGAGCTTTACGGCGGCAACTACACGTTTGTCCCTGGCAAAGACGAGGTGGTGCGCGAGGGCACGGCGGGCTATATCGTCGCGGTGGGCGATGCGGTCTATCGCGCCCTGGATGCGGTGGAGCGACTGAAGCAAGAAGGGCTGGATGTGGGGCTGATTAATAAATCTACGCTGAACGTGATAGACGAAGACGCGATGGCGAAGATCGGCAAGTCGCCGTTTGTGATGGTGGTGGAGGCGTTTAACCGCCGGACAGGGCTGGGCAGCCGCTTTGGGTCCTGGCTGCTGGAGCGGGGCTACACGCCGAAGTTTGCCTACTACGGCACGCACGAAGAGGGCTGTGGTGGGCTATGGGAACAGTTCCCCCACCAGGGCATCGACCCCGTGGGCATCATCGACAAAGTGAAAAAGCTGGTGTAG
- a CDS encoding cysteine desulfurase family protein translates to MPHRPIYLDNHATTPADPRVVEAMLPYFTEHFGNASSTTHQYGWEAEAAVGRSRSILSAAINATPEELIFTSGATEANNLAIKGVAEAYVSQGRHIITLTTEHSAVLDPCTYLESLGFEITRLGVQPDGLVDLAALEEAIRPDTILVSVMAANNEIGVLQPLEEIGAICHQRNVLFHTDAAQAIAKIPLDVQAMQVDLMSLTAHKVYGPKGIGALYVRRRDPRVQLAAQLHGGGHERGMRSGTLYVPQIVGFAKAVELALESREAESARVTEMRDRLFSIIQPLGGVYLNGHPTRRLPGNLNLSIEGVDGQALLLALQSQIAVSSGAACSSTKIAPSHVLTAIGRSPDLAFASLRFGIGRFNTDAEIEQAGAAVVQTVQALRSQRSTFPALA, encoded by the coding sequence ATGCCCCATCGCCCGATTTATCTCGACAATCATGCGACTACGCCCGCTGATCCGCGAGTAGTGGAGGCGATGCTGCCCTATTTCACGGAGCATTTTGGCAATGCGTCTAGCACGACGCACCAGTACGGCTGGGAGGCAGAGGCGGCGGTGGGGCGATCGCGCTCCATCCTTTCCGCCGCGATCAACGCGACCCCTGAAGAACTGATCTTCACTAGCGGCGCAACGGAAGCCAACAACCTGGCAATCAAGGGCGTGGCGGAAGCCTATGTTTCTCAGGGACGACATATCATCACCCTGACAACGGAACACAGCGCCGTCCTCGATCCCTGTACGTATCTGGAATCCCTGGGCTTTGAAATTACGCGGCTGGGCGTGCAGCCCGACGGCTTGGTGGATTTAGCCGCCCTAGAAGAGGCAATCCGGCCTGATACGATCCTGGTGTCGGTGATGGCGGCGAATAACGAAATCGGCGTGCTGCAACCGCTGGAAGAGATTGGCGCGATTTGTCATCAACGCAACGTGCTGTTCCACACGGATGCCGCGCAGGCGATCGCCAAAATTCCGCTAGACGTGCAGGCGATGCAGGTTGATTTGATGTCCCTGACGGCCCACAAGGTCTACGGGCCAAAGGGCATTGGGGCGCTGTATGTGCGACGGCGCGACCCACGGGTGCAGCTTGCGGCGCAGCTTCACGGCGGCGGGCATGAGCGGGGGATGCGGTCGGGGACGCTGTATGTGCCACAGATTGTGGGCTTTGCCAAGGCGGTGGAACTGGCGCTGGAGAGTCGGGAAGCGGAGTCGGCCAGAGTGACGGAAATGCGCGATCGCCTCTTTTCCATAATCCAACCCCTGGGCGGCGTGTATCTCAACGGCCACCCCACCCGGCGGCTTCCGGGCAACCTGAATCTAAGCATTGAAGGCGTAGACGGACAGGCGCTGCTGCTGGCGTTGCAGTCGCAAATCGCAGTTTCTTCCGGTGCGGCCTGTAGTTCCACAAAAATCGCGCCCTCCCATGTGCTGACGGCGATTGGGCGATCGCCCGACTTAGCATTCGCCTCGCTGCGGTTTGGCATTGGGCGCTTTAATACCGACGCAGAGATCGAGCAGGCCGGCGCGGCGGTGGTGCAGACAGTGCAGGCGTTGCGATCGCAGCGTTCTACTTTCCCAGCACTTGCCTAA
- a CDS encoding choice-of-anchor I family protein: protein MTITLSTLGTYQGAGSEISAYDVTTRRLYVVAGTSALEVLDVSNPAAPTLVKTIDTSAFGIANSIAVKNGIIAVAIENGDSKQAPGFVAFYDLDGNLLNSVTVGALPDMLTFTPDGKKIVVANEGEPSSYNQPDSVDPEGSISIIDLSKGVLRIDQSSVKTADFSAFNAAKDALVAAGVRIFGPNATVAQDLEPEYITVSPDSKTAWVTLQENNALAIVDLETATVKEIKPLGFKDHSLPGNGLDASDRDGGINIQNWPVFGMYQPDAIASFTINGQTYLITANEGDARDYPGFAEEVRVGANSYRLDPTAFPSATILKSAANLGRLTVTNALGNPDGDNDFDQIYVFGARSFSIWNASGDLVYDSGDQLEQITAVQVPDLFNSNGTANTFDTRSDNKGPEPEGVVTGIIDGQTYAFIGLERTGGVMVYNVTNPNSPAFVQYINTPGDVSPEGLAFVAAEDSPTGKPLLVVTNEVSNTTTTYEITTASGRGTVPVIRGTSSSDRLNGTSATEIFYGLDGNDTIFAGDGNNRVYAGNGDDTVYAGNGDDVLNGGAGNDSLYAGEGNNRLYGGDGNDNLYAGRGNDTIYGNAGNDKIYAGEGNNLILAGDGNDLVYAGAGNDEILGGAGNDSLYAGEGANLIDGGEGNDLIFAGAGNDTIYGGTGNNTINAGEGNNVIVSIGNDVINTGSGSDRFVLGAGSGVATLNRFGRNDRIQLTGGLTFADLTVTGNNREATISAGSDVIAILKNFSVAQVNAGLFV, encoded by the coding sequence ATGACAATTACACTCTCAACCCTTGGAACCTATCAAGGTGCAGGTTCAGAAATCTCGGCCTACGACGTAACCACACGGCGCCTCTACGTGGTGGCAGGCACCAGCGCGTTAGAGGTGCTGGATGTCAGCAACCCTGCCGCACCGACGTTGGTAAAAACTATCGACACGTCTGCCTTCGGAATTGCCAACAGCATTGCTGTCAAGAATGGCATCATTGCTGTTGCTATCGAAAACGGAGACAGCAAGCAGGCTCCGGGCTTCGTCGCGTTTTACGACCTAGATGGCAACCTGCTGAACTCCGTCACCGTTGGCGCACTGCCTGATATGCTCACCTTTACCCCCGACGGCAAAAAGATCGTCGTCGCCAACGAAGGCGAGCCAAGTAGCTATAACCAGCCCGACTCTGTAGATCCAGAAGGCTCGATTAGCATTATCGACCTGTCAAAGGGTGTGCTGCGGATCGATCAGAGCAGTGTCAAAACGGCTGACTTTTCTGCCTTTAATGCAGCGAAGGATGCGCTAGTGGCTGCTGGAGTGCGGATCTTTGGGCCCAATGCGACTGTTGCCCAAGACCTGGAGCCAGAATACATCACCGTGTCGCCCGATTCCAAAACGGCTTGGGTGACGCTGCAAGAAAATAACGCCCTGGCAATTGTTGACCTGGAAACGGCAACGGTGAAAGAAATCAAGCCTCTGGGTTTCAAAGACCACAGCTTGCCAGGGAATGGACTGGATGCGAGCGATCGCGATGGGGGCATCAACATCCAAAACTGGCCTGTGTTCGGCATGTATCAACCCGATGCGATCGCCAGCTTTACCATTAACGGGCAGACCTACCTAATCACCGCCAACGAAGGCGATGCCCGCGATTACCCAGGCTTTGCTGAAGAAGTGCGCGTCGGGGCCAACAGCTATCGCCTCGACCCGACCGCTTTCCCCAGTGCCACCATCCTCAAATCTGCTGCCAATCTGGGACGACTGACGGTCACCAATGCTTTGGGCAATCCGGACGGAGACAACGACTTTGACCAGATCTATGTGTTTGGCGCACGCTCCTTCTCGATTTGGAACGCCAGCGGCGATTTGGTCTACGACAGTGGCGACCAGTTGGAACAGATTACCGCTGTCCAAGTCCCAGATTTGTTTAACTCCAACGGCACCGCAAACACCTTCGACACCCGCAGCGACAACAAAGGCCCCGAACCCGAAGGCGTAGTAACGGGCATCATCGACGGACAAACCTACGCTTTCATCGGGCTAGAGCGCACAGGTGGAGTGATGGTTTACAACGTCACCAACCCCAATAGCCCCGCCTTTGTGCAGTACATCAATACCCCCGGCGATGTATCCCCTGAAGGACTGGCGTTTGTTGCCGCCGAAGACAGTCCCACCGGGAAACCGCTGCTGGTTGTGACTAACGAAGTCAGCAATACTACCACCACTTACGAAATTACCACTGCCAGCGGGAGGGGCACTGTGCCTGTGATTCGGGGCACTAGCAGCAGCGATCGCCTGAATGGAACTAGCGCTACTGAAATCTTTTACGGTCTTGACGGCAACGACACCATTTTTGCGGGCGATGGCAATAACCGCGTTTATGCGGGCAATGGCGATGATACGGTCTACGCAGGCAACGGCGACGACGTGCTGAACGGTGGCGCAGGCAACGACAGCCTGTACGCTGGCGAGGGCAACAACCGACTCTACGGCGGCGACGGCAACGATAACCTGTATGCAGGCAGGGGCAACGACACGATCTACGGCAATGCCGGGAATGACAAAATCTATGCCGGAGAAGGCAACAACCTGATTCTGGCGGGCGATGGCAATGATTTGGTCTATGCAGGCGCGGGCAACGACGAAATCCTCGGCGGCGCAGGCAACGACAGCCTTTATGCAGGCGAAGGCGCTAACCTGATCGACGGCGGCGAGGGCAATGACCTGATTTTTGCGGGTGCAGGCAACGACACAATTTACGGGGGCACGGGCAACAACACCATCAACGCGGGCGAAGGCAATAACGTGATCGTCAGCATTGGTAACGACGTGATCAATACGGGCAGCGGCAGCGATCGCTTCGTATTAGGGGCAGGCAGCGGCGTGGCCACCCTCAATCGCTTTGGGCGAAACGACCGCATCCAGTTGACGGGTGGTCTGACCTTTGCCGATCTCACGGTGACGGGGAATAACCGCGAAGCCACGATCAGCGCAGGCAGTGATGTGATTGCCATTCTGAAAAACTTCAGCGTTGCCCAAGTGAACGCAGGGCTGTTTGTCTAG
- a CDS encoding bis(5'-nucleosyl)-tetraphosphatase, whose amino-acid sequence MKDEAFGIVPILRQEDGDKFLLIQHHAGHWGFPKGHADPGETAIAAACREFEEETGITAYDLLSEDAFMEHYRFMRDKKPIDKTVTYFPALVKSEIVTCQPQEIKDYAWLPYDDAVKKITFNPARQVLSQVYSYLKNSGALL is encoded by the coding sequence ATGAAAGACGAGGCTTTTGGCATTGTGCCTATTTTGCGCCAGGAGGACGGCGACAAGTTTTTGCTGATTCAGCACCACGCTGGGCATTGGGGCTTTCCCAAAGGACACGCCGACCCCGGCGAAACGGCGATCGCCGCTGCCTGCCGCGAGTTTGAAGAAGAGACGGGCATCACCGCCTACGACCTGCTTAGCGAAGACGCTTTTATGGAACACTATCGCTTCATGCGTGACAAAAAGCCCATCGACAAAACCGTGACCTACTTCCCTGCGCTGGTGAAGTCGGAAATCGTCACCTGTCAGCCCCAGGAAATCAAAGACTACGCCTGGCTGCCCTACGATGATGCTGTCAAAAAAATCACGTTTAACCCGGCGCGGCAAGTGCTGTCGCAGGTTTATTCTTATCTGAAAAATTCTGGAGCGTTGCTGTAG
- a CDS encoding DUF7219 family protein, whose product MADYSDFFAPRSRYYGPVKPENLVFNANLQEFSHRVSLLCGLETNGKLSPEETYQEIKSLWKQLKQSKKALGIGQAPSAADDDH is encoded by the coding sequence ATGGCTGATTACTCTGATTTCTTCGCGCCGCGCAGCCGCTACTACGGCCCGGTCAAACCCGAAAACCTGGTGTTCAACGCCAACCTGCAAGAGTTTTCCCACCGAGTCAGCCTGCTGTGCGGTCTGGAAACCAACGGCAAACTCTCGCCTGAAGAAACCTACCAAGAGATTAAATCGCTCTGGAAGCAGCTCAAACAGTCTAAGAAAGCGCTGGGCATCGGGCAGGCTCCGAGTGCTGCCGACGACGATCACTGA